Proteins from one Pongo abelii isolate AG06213 chromosome 7, NHGRI_mPonAbe1-v2.0_pri, whole genome shotgun sequence genomic window:
- the LOC100449408 gene encoding neuropilin and tolloid-like protein 2, which produces MACKTAFHKTRFQEMFDPPYYELFSLRDKDISADLADLSEELNNYQKTRRSSTASQCIHDHHSGSLTYSVKQSRTSLSSMELPFQNVFAQPQPMKTFNSTFEKSSYTFKQGHKCPEQPLEDQVMEEIPCEIYVRGREDSA; this is translated from the coding sequence ATGGCTTGCAAAACTGCTTTTCATAAAACCAGGTTCCAAGAAATGTTTGATCCTCCTTATTATGAACTGTTTTCGCTAAGGGACAAAGACATTTCTGCAGATCTGGCAGACTTGTCAGAAGAACTGAACAACTACCAGAAGACACGGCGCTCCTCCACCGCCTCCCAGTGCATCCATGACCACCACAGTGGGTCGCTGACCTACAGCGTCAAACAAAGCAGGACCAGTCTCAGTTCCATGGAGCTTCCTTTCCAAAATGTCTTTGCACAACCACAGCCAATGAAAACATTTAACAGCACCTTCGAGAAAAGTAGTTACACTTTCAAACAGGGACACAAGTGCCCTGAACAGCCCCTAGAAGATCAAGTAATGGAGGAGATTCCTTGTGAAATTTATGTCAGGGGGAGAGAAGATTCTGCATAA